The Hyphomicrobium sp. MC1 genome window below encodes:
- a CDS encoding S1C family serine protease: MEHTIFRVFDDSGVERQPAQAESVARDDTALMDAYSNAVVDVVDAVSPAVVHVQVKSTRGGRSGQGSGSGVIVSPDGLILTNNHVIDGAQSITLAQGDGQHFGARLVGRDPDTDIAVLRAETTERLKFAKLADSKKLRPGQIAIAIGNPLGFQSTVTAGIISAVGRSLRAENGRLIDDVIQTDAALNPGNSGGPLVNSSGHVIGINTATIMGAQGLCFAVASNTAEYVLTQILSHGRVRRGVMGIVAEHVVLPQRIRHALHLTQAGAIGIRSVQANGPADAAGLKAGDIMIALDGVAIAGVDDVSRVLDAKHINQKVIATVLRSGEKLEYAIVPEERD, from the coding sequence ATGGAACACACCATTTTCCGAGTCTTCGATGACTCTGGCGTCGAGCGCCAACCCGCGCAGGCCGAAAGCGTGGCCCGCGATGACACAGCGCTCATGGATGCCTACAGCAACGCGGTCGTCGACGTCGTCGATGCGGTGTCGCCTGCCGTCGTCCACGTGCAAGTGAAAAGCACGCGCGGCGGACGTAGCGGACAGGGCTCCGGCAGCGGCGTCATCGTTTCGCCCGACGGGCTCATCCTCACGAACAATCACGTCATCGACGGCGCACAATCGATCACGCTCGCGCAGGGCGATGGTCAGCATTTCGGTGCGCGCCTCGTCGGGCGCGATCCCGATACGGATATCGCCGTTCTGCGGGCCGAGACGACGGAACGATTGAAGTTCGCAAAGCTCGCGGATTCCAAGAAGCTGCGTCCGGGTCAGATCGCGATTGCAATCGGCAATCCGCTCGGTTTTCAATCGACGGTGACGGCTGGCATCATCAGTGCAGTCGGACGATCGCTGCGTGCCGAGAATGGCCGCTTGATCGACGACGTCATCCAGACGGATGCGGCGCTGAACCCTGGCAACTCCGGTGGCCCGCTCGTCAATTCGTCGGGCCATGTGATCGGCATCAACACCGCGACGATCATGGGCGCGCAGGGGCTTTGCTTCGCCGTTGCGTCGAACACGGCCGAATATGTGCTGACGCAGATCCTCAGTCACGGTCGCGTGCGGCGGGGCGTGATGGGCATCGTCGCAGAACATGTCGTGCTGCCACAGCGCATTCGTCACGCGCTGCATCTGACGCAAGCGGGCGCCATCGGCATTCGCAGCGTTCAGGCGAATGGACCCGCAGACGCCGCGGGGCTGAAGGCGGGCGATATCATGATTGCGCTCGACGGCGTCGCGATTGCGGGTGTCGATGACGTGTCGCGCGTGCTTGACGCGAAGCACATCAATCAGAAAGTGATCGCGACGGTGCTTCGCTCCGGCGAGAAGCTGGAGTACGCGATCGTTCCGGAGGAGCGGGATTAG
- a CDS encoding ABC transporter ATP-binding protein, which yields MSEAAALEIRGLTKSFTHKAVDDLSLSIRRGEFYALLGPNGAGKTTTLRMVAGLLRPDGGSIEILGLDALNDPVAAKAVTAWVPDEPLVYDKLDPIEYLEFIAGLWGMDEAKAADRAEHLIDLLDLETQARTRCQGLSKGMRQKVALAGALIHEPSLIILDEPLTGLDAGSARRVKTVLKEHVANGATVVMTTHILEVAERMAERIGVIARGRLVAEGTLDELRARAGRQDSNLEDIFLTLVADESAAA from the coding sequence ATGAGCGAAGCTGCTGCACTCGAAATCCGCGGTTTGACCAAGTCATTCACGCATAAGGCGGTCGACGACCTTTCCCTTTCCATCAGGCGCGGCGAATTCTACGCCCTGCTCGGCCCCAATGGCGCCGGCAAGACGACGACGCTGCGCATGGTGGCGGGACTGCTGCGGCCGGATGGCGGGTCGATCGAGATCCTCGGCCTCGACGCACTCAACGATCCGGTCGCGGCGAAAGCCGTCACCGCCTGGGTGCCGGACGAGCCGCTGGTCTACGACAAGCTCGACCCGATCGAATATCTCGAATTCATCGCCGGGCTCTGGGGCATGGACGAAGCCAAGGCAGCCGACCGCGCCGAGCATCTCATCGACCTCTTGGATCTTGAAACGCAGGCACGCACGCGCTGCCAGGGGCTTTCGAAAGGCATGCGCCAGAAGGTGGCGCTTGCAGGCGCACTCATTCACGAGCCGAGCCTGATCATTCTTGACGAACCGTTGACCGGGCTCGATGCGGGCTCGGCGCGCAGGGTCAAGACCGTGCTCAAAGAGCATGTCGCCAACGGCGCGACCGTCGTGATGACGACGCACATCCTCGAAGTCGCCGAGCGCATGGCCGAACGGATCGGCGTGATCGCGCGCGGCCGTCTCGTCGCGGAAGGAACACTCGATGAGTTGCGGGCGCGCGCCGGGCGCCAAGACAGCAACCTAGAAGATATTTTCCTGACGCTCGTCGCCGACGAGAGCGCAGCCGCATGA
- a CDS encoding response regulator produces MATILLADDDAAVRDLVRRALTSEGHKVQVTQDGLEALDILGTSASGIDILISDVDMPQLDGISLAEQALALKPSLAIVLMSGFSDQLERAARLRARKLLSITKPFTLDQIKQIVRTVLS; encoded by the coding sequence ATGGCAACGATCCTGCTTGCTGACGACGATGCGGCTGTGCGGGATCTCGTTCGCCGCGCGCTGACGTCCGAAGGTCATAAGGTGCAAGTCACGCAAGACGGTCTGGAGGCGCTCGATATTCTCGGAACCTCGGCGTCGGGCATCGATATCCTGATCTCCGACGTCGATATGCCTCAGCTCGATGGCATATCGCTGGCCGAACAGGCATTGGCGCTGAAACCGAGCCTTGCCATCGTCCTGATGTCTGGCTTCTCCGATCAGCTGGAACGCGCCGCACGCCTGCGCGCACGCAAGCTGCTGTCGATCACGAAGCCGTTCACGCTCGATCAGATCAAGCAGATTGTCCGGACGGTCCTGAGCTGA
- the ftsE gene encoding cell division ATP-binding protein FtsE, with translation MIRLTNVGLKYEGGPEVLSDVTFHLRPGSFHFLHGESGAGKTSLLRLMFMSLHPTRGELRMFSEDVTRVKSQMRAEMRRRIGIVFQDFRLLDHLTVWENVALPLQVIGKKPSDYREDVTDLLQWVGLGDRMYANPSVLSGGEKQRAAIARAVIGKPEVLLADEPTGNVDPQMARRLLRLFVELNRLGTSVVIATHDHQLMRQFKAPRIEVHKGHVRII, from the coding sequence TTGATTCGCTTGACGAATGTCGGACTGAAATACGAGGGCGGGCCAGAGGTGCTGTCAGATGTGACGTTTCATCTGCGGCCCGGATCCTTCCACTTTCTGCATGGTGAATCGGGAGCGGGAAAGACCTCTCTCCTGCGCCTGATGTTTATGTCGTTGCATCCAACGCGCGGCGAGCTGCGCATGTTCAGCGAGGACGTCACCCGGGTGAAGTCGCAGATGCGCGCCGAGATGCGGCGGCGTATCGGCATCGTTTTCCAGGATTTCCGCCTCTTAGACCATTTGACGGTGTGGGAGAACGTCGCGTTGCCGCTGCAGGTGATCGGTAAGAAACCCTCCGACTACCGGGAAGATGTGACGGACCTTTTGCAGTGGGTGGGCCTCGGCGACAGGATGTATGCAAACCCGTCCGTGCTGTCAGGCGGCGAGAAACAGCGGGCCGCTATCGCGCGGGCCGTCATCGGCAAGCCCGAGGTGCTGCTGGCGGACGAGCCGACGGGCAACGTCGACCCGCAAATGGCGCGACGTCTGCTGCGGCTGTTCGTCGAGCTCAACCGGCTTGGAACCTCCGTCGTCATTGCGACGCACGATCATCAGCTCATGCGGCAGTTCAAGGCGCCGCGTATCGAGGTGCATAAGGGTCATGTCCGGATCATCTAG
- a CDS encoding acyl CoA:acetate/3-ketoacid CoA transferase has translation MVTNKVMSADEAIARIGDNAVVTTTGFVQSCIPEALHAALEKRFVETGAPRDLTLIMCAGAGDSKGLGTGRLHHDGLLKRVIAANFGRMPKVAQAAQDDKIQGYNLPQGVISKLYRSCASGSPGLFTRVGLHTYVDPRLGGGKVNTKTKEDLVKLVEVDGKEWLFYKATPINVALIRATSADPLGNLSMEREALTLDVLAQAMAAHNNGGIVIAQVERIVAEGSIKPKDVKVPGILVDCVVIADPPEMHRMNYGVIYDPGLAGEVRVTVDSLPTMELDERKIIARRASFELPPNGVINLGVGAPDGVANVANEEKVTPYLVMTTEAGAVGGVLAGGSSFGSSANAHSILDQNQMFDFYHGGGLDLTCLGMAECDSIGNVNTSKFGGKLNGCGGFIDISQNARAVVFAGTFTAGGLKVAIEDGKVRILQEGRAKKFVKQVEQVTFSGKYAAQKGQPVIYVTERCVFQLTEHGLELIEVAPGIDIERDILPNMAFKPHIHKPVTMNPRIFLDQPMDLLADLLNQHLKDRISYDAGRNILNIDLRAWSVRKKADVADLKKAIVEACQATGKRVDAMINQDGCRIAEDLYDDYADMVAYVTKNHYARSARYATSAVTRQKLQDALRRRGLNTHVFENADAAFESLERQAAE, from the coding sequence ATGGTTACCAACAAGGTCATGTCGGCTGACGAAGCCATCGCCCGGATCGGCGATAACGCCGTCGTCACGACAACGGGGTTTGTCCAGAGCTGCATTCCGGAAGCGTTGCACGCGGCGCTGGAGAAGCGGTTCGTCGAGACCGGCGCGCCGCGCGACCTGACGTTGATCATGTGCGCCGGCGCTGGCGACAGCAAAGGCCTCGGGACCGGCCGCCTCCACCACGATGGTCTCTTGAAACGCGTGATCGCCGCCAACTTCGGACGCATGCCGAAAGTTGCGCAGGCGGCGCAAGACGACAAAATCCAGGGCTATAACCTGCCGCAGGGCGTGATCTCGAAGCTTTATCGCAGTTGCGCCTCGGGGAGCCCCGGCCTCTTTACGCGCGTCGGCCTGCACACCTACGTCGATCCGCGTCTCGGCGGCGGCAAGGTCAACACCAAGACGAAGGAAGATCTCGTCAAGCTCGTCGAAGTCGATGGCAAGGAATGGCTGTTCTACAAAGCCACGCCGATCAACGTGGCGCTGATACGCGCAACGAGCGCCGATCCGCTCGGAAACTTGAGCATGGAGCGTGAGGCGCTGACGCTCGACGTACTGGCGCAGGCGATGGCCGCACATAACAACGGCGGCATCGTCATCGCGCAGGTCGAACGTATCGTCGCGGAAGGTTCGATCAAGCCAAAGGACGTGAAGGTTCCAGGCATTCTCGTCGATTGCGTCGTCATCGCCGACCCGCCGGAGATGCACCGCATGAACTACGGCGTGATCTACGATCCAGGCCTTGCGGGCGAAGTGCGTGTGACCGTCGACAGCCTGCCGACGATGGAGCTGGATGAGCGCAAGATCATCGCGCGACGTGCATCCTTTGAACTGCCGCCGAACGGCGTCATCAATCTCGGTGTCGGCGCGCCGGACGGCGTTGCGAACGTCGCCAACGAAGAAAAGGTGACGCCCTACCTCGTCATGACGACGGAAGCGGGTGCCGTCGGCGGCGTCCTGGCGGGCGGATCTAGCTTCGGCTCATCGGCGAATGCACATTCGATCCTCGACCAGAACCAGATGTTCGACTTCTATCATGGCGGCGGCTTGGACCTCACCTGCCTCGGCATGGCGGAATGCGACAGCATCGGCAACGTCAACACCAGCAAATTCGGCGGCAAGCTCAACGGCTGCGGCGGCTTCATCGACATTTCGCAGAACGCGCGCGCTGTGGTGTTTGCTGGCACGTTCACAGCCGGCGGTCTTAAAGTTGCAATCGAAGACGGCAAAGTTCGCATCCTGCAGGAAGGCCGCGCGAAGAAATTCGTAAAGCAGGTCGAGCAGGTGACGTTCTCGGGCAAATACGCGGCGCAGAAAGGTCAGCCCGTCATCTATGTCACCGAGCGGTGCGTGTTCCAACTCACCGAGCATGGCCTTGAATTGATCGAAGTGGCGCCCGGCATCGATATCGAGCGCGACATTCTCCCCAACATGGCGTTCAAGCCGCACATCCACAAACCGGTGACGATGAACCCGCGGATCTTCCTCGATCAGCCGATGGATCTGCTGGCAGACCTTTTGAACCAGCATCTGAAAGATCGCATCAGCTATGATGCGGGCCGCAACATCCTGAATATCGATCTGCGGGCGTGGAGCGTGCGCAAGAAGGCCGACGTCGCCGATCTCAAGAAGGCGATCGTCGAGGCTTGCCAAGCGACCGGCAAGCGCGTCGATGCGATGATCAATCAGGATGGTTGCCGTATCGCCGAAGACCTGTACGACGACTATGCCGATATGGTGGCCTACGTCACCAAGAACCACTACGCGCGTTCCGCGCGCTATGCGACGAGCGCGGTCACGCGGCAAAAGCTGCAAGACGCGTTGCGGCGACGCGGGCTCAATACGCACGTATTCGAGAATGCCGATGCGGCCTTTGAGTCGCTGGAGCGCCAAGCCGCGGAATAA
- a CDS encoding ABC transporter permease has translation MSGSSSRFTGRADPAMPLPGYDPYDEPVTGLPAHTGGYPAFHADRTVTPEDTPHDLKPPSRDRDRGRKMKVTAPVVPPGSVTGRSLTLVIAIMCFLACLTAGAVWMIKESSDAWLSDIASEVTVQVVPQETGNIDRTVSDVVTFLRKQRGIANVNPLSLDQSAALLQPWLGSSDALKALPVPRLIAVEIDRTDPPDLRQVSDDLGKTFKGASLDDHRRWQQQIRAVTRSFALGGLAILALVGAATTAIIVSATRSAMASNREIVEVLHFVGATDKFIAREFEKHFLRLGIKAGIVGAAFAMLVFMSMPAITELLGGGAVSAVEMQRLMGTGALDALGYVILGFVVVTIAGLCMVTSRVGVYRILNGKH, from the coding sequence ATGTCCGGATCATCTAGCCGCTTCACCGGACGGGCCGACCCAGCGATGCCGCTGCCGGGCTACGATCCTTATGACGAACCGGTGACGGGGCTGCCCGCACATACGGGCGGCTATCCGGCTTTCCATGCCGATCGCACAGTCACTCCGGAAGACACGCCGCACGATCTCAAGCCGCCGTCCCGCGATCGCGACCGTGGACGCAAAATGAAGGTCACGGCGCCTGTCGTCCCGCCCGGCTCGGTCACGGGACGCTCGCTGACGCTCGTCATTGCGATCATGTGTTTTCTCGCCTGTCTCACCGCGGGTGCCGTCTGGATGATCAAGGAATCGTCCGACGCTTGGCTCAGCGACATCGCGAGCGAGGTAACCGTGCAAGTTGTGCCGCAAGAGACCGGCAATATCGACCGAACGGTTTCCGACGTCGTTACCTTCCTGCGCAAGCAGCGCGGGATCGCCAATGTCAATCCCTTGAGCCTCGATCAGTCAGCGGCGCTGCTGCAGCCTTGGCTCGGCTCTTCGGATGCGCTCAAGGCGTTGCCGGTGCCGCGGCTGATCGCCGTTGAGATCGACCGCACCGATCCGCCCGATCTACGCCAGGTCAGCGACGACCTTGGTAAGACTTTCAAGGGCGCATCGCTCGACGACCATCGCCGTTGGCAGCAACAGATCCGGGCCGTGACGCGGTCGTTTGCGCTCGGCGGCCTGGCAATTCTGGCGCTTGTCGGCGCAGCGACGACGGCGATCATCGTTTCGGCAACGCGCAGCGCCATGGCGTCCAACCGAGAAATCGTCGAAGTGCTGCACTTCGTCGGCGCCACCGACAAGTTCATTGCCCGCGAATTCGAGAAGCACTTCCTGCGTCTCGGCATCAAGGCCGGCATCGTTGGGGCGGCCTTCGCCATGCTTGTCTTCATGAGCATGCCGGCCATCACGGAGCTGCTCGGCGGGGGAGCCGTCAGCGCCGTCGAGATGCAGAGGCTGATGGGGACCGGCGCGCTCGACGCGCTCGGTTACGTCATTTTGGGGTTTGTCGTCGTCACCATTGCGGGGCTATGCATGGTGACGTCGCGCGTCGGCGTCTATCGCATCCTGAACGGCAAGCACTAG
- a CDS encoding P-loop NTPase — MPVDKTQVLNALRRVKGPDLESNIVDLGLVSEIFIKDDHPYFSITIPASRAEELEQLRLAAEKVVSEIGGVSGVTAVLTADAPAGQSRDTRVAGGPVKAVSGPRPEHPRVQAAREKGATGDGAGPRQAAAAAQPAAKAQAIPGVKHVIAVASGKGGVGKSTVAVNLALGLQAIGLKVGIVDADIYGPSQPRLLGITGKPKVANGKTITPLEGWGLKVMSMGFLVDEGTPVVWRGPMVVSALSQMLRETDWAGTTGDLDVLIIDMPPGTGDVQLTISQSVPLSGAVVVSTPQDLALIDARKGIAMFKRVEVPILGIVENMSYFLCPKCGERSDVFGHGGAHDEAKKLGVPFLGEVPLHMEIRETSDSGKPVTVAAPESQYAAIFRDIAARTWSEVERAKGTLTPPPVLEIIDGGKVLKAAFPDGRTFELPAEFLRVVSPSAEVQGHSPSQRITVPRKKNVKLTGMNAVGNYATRLAFDDGHNTGLYTWGYLHLIGREKDQRWGQYLEELSAKGLTRE, encoded by the coding sequence ATGCCAGTCGATAAGACACAGGTGCTCAACGCCCTGCGTCGGGTCAAAGGCCCAGACCTTGAAAGCAATATCGTGGACCTCGGCCTCGTGTCCGAGATCTTCATCAAGGACGATCATCCGTATTTTTCGATCACGATTCCGGCGAGCCGCGCGGAAGAGCTGGAGCAGCTTCGCCTTGCTGCCGAGAAGGTCGTTTCCGAGATCGGCGGCGTCTCGGGCGTCACCGCCGTCCTGACCGCTGATGCTCCTGCTGGCCAATCGAGGGATACGCGCGTTGCTGGCGGTCCGGTGAAAGCGGTATCGGGACCACGGCCGGAGCATCCCCGCGTGCAGGCGGCGCGTGAGAAAGGCGCGACGGGCGATGGCGCCGGCCCACGCCAAGCCGCAGCCGCGGCTCAGCCCGCTGCCAAAGCACAAGCCATTCCGGGCGTGAAGCATGTCATCGCGGTCGCCTCCGGCAAGGGTGGCGTTGGCAAATCGACGGTCGCCGTCAATCTCGCGCTCGGGCTGCAGGCGATTGGTTTGAAAGTCGGCATCGTCGACGCCGATATCTACGGCCCATCGCAACCGCGCCTGCTTGGCATCACTGGCAAGCCCAAGGTCGCGAACGGCAAGACCATCACGCCGCTCGAAGGCTGGGGCCTGAAAGTCATGTCGATGGGCTTCCTCGTTGATGAAGGCACCCCTGTCGTCTGGCGCGGACCTATGGTCGTCTCGGCGCTGAGCCAGATGCTGCGCGAAACCGATTGGGCCGGCACGACGGGCGATCTTGATGTGCTCATCATCGACATGCCGCCTGGCACCGGCGACGTGCAACTGACGATCTCGCAAAGCGTGCCGCTGTCTGGCGCTGTCGTCGTTTCCACGCCCCAGGACCTGGCGTTGATCGACGCCCGTAAGGGTATCGCCATGTTCAAGCGTGTCGAAGTGCCAATTCTCGGGATCGTCGAGAACATGAGCTACTTCCTCTGCCCGAAGTGCGGCGAGCGGTCCGACGTCTTCGGCCACGGCGGCGCGCACGACGAGGCAAAGAAGCTTGGTGTCCCGTTCCTCGGTGAAGTGCCCCTGCATATGGAAATCCGCGAGACGTCCGACAGCGGCAAGCCCGTCACGGTCGCCGCGCCGGAAAGCCAATACGCAGCGATTTTCCGTGACATCGCCGCACGCACATGGAGCGAGGTCGAGCGCGCCAAAGGTACGCTGACGCCGCCGCCCGTGCTCGAAATTATCGATGGCGGTAAGGTGTTGAAAGCCGCCTTCCCGGACGGCCGCACGTTCGAATTGCCCGCCGAATTCCTTCGCGTCGTCAGCCCGTCGGCGGAAGTGCAGGGCCATTCGCCATCGCAGCGCATCACCGTCCCGCGCAAGAAGAACGTCAAGCTCACCGGCATGAATGCCGTCGGGAACTACGCGACGCGCCTCGCCTTCGATGATGGCCACAACACGGGCCTTTATACGTGGGGCTATCTCCACCTGATCGGCCGCGAGAAGGACCAGCGCTGGGGCCAATACCTCGAAGAACTGTCCGCCAAAGGACTGACACGGGAATAA
- the hpt gene encoding hypoxanthine phosphoribosyltransferase: protein MRDLDISPTIETIFSAEDIQVRLRVLAAEIAAKQPENLLVVPILKGSFVFAADLIRALHAAGLAPEVDFLTLSSYRKSRVSSGQVSILRDLDLDVENRHVILIDDVLDSGRTLAFAKDLIAARGANLIQTCVLLDKKAPRAVSIEPDYCAFECPDVFVVGYGMDVAHRYRELPFVGRIVD from the coding sequence ATGCGCGATTTAGACATCTCTCCGACCATCGAAACGATCTTTTCAGCCGAGGATATTCAGGTCCGCCTGCGCGTGCTCGCCGCCGAGATCGCGGCCAAACAGCCGGAAAATCTGTTGGTCGTTCCTATCCTCAAGGGCAGTTTCGTTTTCGCCGCCGATCTGATCCGGGCGCTCCACGCTGCCGGACTGGCGCCTGAGGTCGATTTCTTGACGCTGTCCAGTTATCGCAAAAGTCGGGTTTCCTCCGGCCAGGTCTCCATCCTGCGCGACCTCGACCTCGACGTTGAGAACCGCCACGTCATTCTGATCGATGATGTGCTCGATTCCGGCCGCACGCTCGCTTTCGCGAAGGATTTGATCGCCGCCCGAGGCGCCAATCTCATTCAAACCTGCGTTTTGCTCGACAAGAAGGCCCCTCGCGCCGTATCGATCGAGCCGGACTATTGCGCTTTTGAATGTCCCGACGTGTTCGTGGTCGGGTACGGCATGGACGTCGCGCATCGCTATCGTGAGCTGCCTTTCGTCGGCCGCATTGTCGACTAG
- the mobB gene encoding molybdopterin-guanine dinucleotide biosynthesis protein B: MTVLGKAFLSHATLPLFGIAGWSNSGKTTLIEKLATHFSGEGLRVATIKHTHHKFDIDAPGSDTERHRSAGAAETAIVSGSRVAFIEEIDRAGEPTLEEIAARLRPADIILVEGYKSAHIPKIEVRRAAVAAEKLLSTTDPLVVAIAADHEVDAHGKPVFDLNDIDNIAALIVRTVGPFNPVRQLA; encoded by the coding sequence ATGACCGTTTTGGGCAAAGCCTTTCTCTCGCACGCCACTCTGCCGCTGTTCGGGATTGCCGGCTGGTCGAATTCCGGCAAGACAACGCTGATCGAAAAGCTCGCCACGCATTTTTCCGGCGAAGGGCTGCGGGTGGCAACGATCAAGCACACACACCACAAATTCGATATCGACGCACCGGGGAGCGACACCGAACGGCATCGTTCAGCAGGCGCTGCTGAAACCGCGATCGTCTCGGGCTCGCGCGTGGCTTTCATCGAGGAAATCGACCGGGCGGGCGAGCCGACGCTCGAAGAAATTGCCGCGCGGCTGCGTCCGGCGGACATTATCCTGGTCGAGGGCTACAAGTCGGCGCACATCCCTAAAATCGAGGTTCGTAGGGCGGCGGTCGCGGCCGAAAAGCTGTTATCGACGACCGATCCATTGGTCGTTGCCATTGCAGCGGATCACGAGGTCGATGCGCACGGCAAGCCGGTGTTCGATCTTAACGATATCGATAATATCGCGGCCCTGATCGTCAGGACCGTGGGGCCATTCAACCCCGTCCGCCAGCTCGCCTAG
- the mobA gene encoding molybdenum cofactor guanylyltransferase MobA translates to MVASDHILGVILAGGRSRRFGGGDKTLAEIDGKSILARVISRFRPQVGRLVLSINGDAQRFANFGIETITDGESPELGPLSGILAAMDWAKAHAPGVTLIATVSSDVPFLPDDLITRLDAARDEDQSVAIAESAGRRHPTVGLWPLKRRSDVANALARRALSVNRLAADLDAVAVIFPMRDSDGDEIDPFFNVNTRDDLDAARVLAQKKG, encoded by the coding sequence ATGGTGGCGAGTGATCACATTCTTGGCGTTATCCTGGCGGGCGGACGGTCGCGGCGCTTCGGCGGCGGCGACAAGACGCTTGCCGAGATTGACGGGAAATCCATCCTTGCGCGCGTGATTTCGCGGTTTCGGCCGCAGGTCGGGCGGCTGGTCTTGAGCATCAATGGCGATGCTCAGCGCTTCGCCAATTTCGGGATCGAGACGATCACGGACGGCGAAAGCCCGGAGCTTGGGCCGTTGAGCGGCATCCTTGCGGCCATGGATTGGGCCAAGGCGCATGCGCCAGGCGTTACCCTAATCGCGACCGTGTCATCGGACGTCCCGTTCCTGCCCGACGACCTCATCACCCGCCTCGACGCGGCCCGTGATGAGGACCAGAGCGTTGCAATTGCTGAATCGGCGGGGCGGCGTCATCCGACCGTCGGGCTATGGCCCCTGAAAAGACGGTCTGACGTAGCCAATGCCCTTGCCCGGCGGGCATTGAGCGTCAATCGGCTGGCGGCCGATCTCGATGCTGTTGCAGTGATCTTTCCGATGCGCGACAGTGATGGCGATGAGATCGATCCGTTCTTCAACGTCAATACTCGTGACGATCTCGATGCTGCCCGTGTGCTCGCGCAAAAAAAAGGATGA
- the moaA gene encoding GTP 3',8-cyclase MoaA — translation MQGATAQNSETPLVDPFGRSIEYLRVSVTDRCDFRCVYCMTEHMTFLPKKDLLSLEELDRVCAAFVRRGVRKLRITGGEPLVRRNILWLFRSLGRHLESGALDELTLTTNGSQLEKHATDLYSAGVRRINVSLDTLDPEKFRTVTRWGDLSTVLRGVDAAEAAGIQVKFNAVALKGINEDEIEDLIRFAHGRGADLTLIETMPLGDIGEDRTHQYLPLSIVRARLMDRLTLEDNPYRTGGPARYVTVKETGGRLGFITPLTHNFCESCNRVRLTCTGQLYMCLGQEDDADLRAPLRASSDDTLLDAAIVEAISRKPRGHDFIIDRRTKQPAVSRHMSVTGG, via the coding sequence ATGCAGGGCGCAACCGCCCAGAACTCCGAAACGCCGCTCGTCGACCCCTTTGGCCGGTCGATCGAGTATTTGCGCGTCTCGGTGACAGACCGCTGCGATTTCCGCTGCGTCTATTGCATGACCGAGCATATGACATTCCTTCCAAAGAAGGATCTGCTGTCGCTCGAAGAGCTCGACCGGGTTTGCGCGGCCTTCGTCCGGCGCGGCGTACGTAAGCTTCGGATTACCGGCGGCGAACCGCTTGTGCGGCGCAACATCTTGTGGCTGTTCCGGTCGCTCGGCCGCCATCTCGAAAGCGGTGCGCTCGATGAGCTGACGCTGACGACGAATGGCAGCCAACTCGAAAAGCATGCCACCGATCTTTATTCCGCTGGCGTCCGCCGGATCAACGTTTCACTCGACACACTCGACCCTGAGAAGTTCAGGACGGTCACGCGTTGGGGCGATCTTTCGACGGTGCTGCGCGGTGTCGATGCGGCGGAGGCCGCAGGTATTCAGGTGAAGTTCAACGCCGTGGCGCTGAAGGGCATCAATGAGGATGAGATCGAAGACCTCATTCGCTTCGCGCATGGCCGCGGCGCCGACCTGACGCTGATCGAAACGATGCCGCTCGGCGACATCGGCGAAGACCGCACGCATCAGTATCTGCCGTTGTCAATCGTCCGTGCGCGGCTCATGGACCGGCTGACGCTCGAAGACAACCCGTATCGCACCGGCGGCCCCGCGCGTTACGTGACGGTGAAGGAAACCGGCGGCCGTCTGGGCTTCATTACGCCGCTGACGCACAATTTCTGCGAAAGCTGCAATCGCGTGCGCCTGACGTGCACAGGCCAGCTCTATATGTGCCTCGGTCAGGAAGACGACGCCGATCTCCGAGCACCGCTACGGGCTTCTTCTGACGATACCCTGCTTGACGCGGCGATTGTCGAAGCGATCTCGCGCAAACCGCGCGGTCATGATTTCATCATCGACCGGCGCACGAAGCAGCCCGCCGTCAGCCGGCATATGAGCGTCACGGGCGGCTAG